TCCTCTGCGACGACCGTATCCTGGTCGAAGGACGGCATGTCAGGATCCTGCCGCCGCCCAAGGCTCTTTGAGTTTGTGCGATCAATCTGGTTCTATACGATGGCCATGCGATGGAAATCCCGCACCTCAGGCACAAAACGGATCGCGGAGGAGCGGATCGCCCGCCTCTTTGCCCTTGCCAGTGAAACCTTCGGATCGGAGCCGGCCTTTGCAAACCGTTATGTGGCGCTCGCCCGCCAGATTGCGATGCGCCAGCGTATTTCGATCCCGCGGGACCTGCGGCACCGGTTCTGCAGGCGGTGTTCTTCGTACCTCGTGCCGGGCGCCAATGCCAGGGTGCGGGTGCAGCGCGGGAAGGTGATTGTCACCTGCCTTGCATGTGGCCATCAGAAAAGGTATCCGGTGGTGAAGAGACATCGAAAAGAATGAACTGTTCCAGGAACTCAAGCCGACTGTCTGGATCGGCAAAAACGGCTATTCGGAGACTCTCATTGAGGAGATCAGGCTCCAGTTGAAGGAGCGGAAGTACATCAAGATCAAGTGGCTCCGCAGCACCGATGTGGACCCCGAGGAACTCGCACGTCTCGCCCGGGTCGACCTGGTGGGTGTGCGCGGGCGAACGATTGTGCTTGCCGAACGGGGCCGTGGCGGGAGTCAGGGCCGCTGATCCGGTCCCTCCTTTTCTCCCGGGTTTCCGGTTTGATTGCCAGAAAACTCCGGGGATTTCCCGCTCGAAATATATAAAAACATCCATGGCAAATAGATAAAGACTGGTAACATCGATCGTTACAGTGAGGTTAACCAATGACAACTGTATATGACATCCCGGCTGAGATGCTCATTCCGCAGGCTGCTCGCGATCTTAAGGAGCTCCCTGTTATCCAGCCACCTGAATGGGCAGCAGTCGTCAAGACCGGGATCCACAAGGAGATGCCTCCCGAGGACCCTGACTGGTGGTACACGAGGGTAGCATCCGTTCTTCGCCGGATCTATATCGACGGTCCGGTCGGCGTTGAGAGACTGAGAAGCGCATATGGTGGAAACCGGGACCGCGGCTCGAATCCGAGCCAGTTCCGGAAGGGAAGCGGGTCCATCCCGAGAAAGGCACTCCAGCAGCTCGAAGCTGCAGGTTTTGTCGAGAAGGTCAAAGGCGGCCGGCAGATTTCGGCGCAGGGCCGTGCCTTTATGGACGGCGTCGCGCACGGTCTCCGGGCCGCGGCGACCGAAGCTGCACCCGAGCTGGCGCGCTACTGATGCGGTGAGGGATGCTGATGGGTGACGATGAACTCTCTGAGATCAGACGCAGAAGAATGGAGCAGCTCCAGCGGCAGTCTGCCGAACAGCAGGAGGATATGGAGCGCCAGAAAAGAGCTGAATCAGAGATGCAGCTTGCGCTCATGCAGATCCTGGAACCTGAAGCGCGGGAACGGCTGAACACGATCAAACTCACCAAACCTGAGTTTGCCCGTGCGATCGAGCAGCAACTTGTGATGCTTGCCCAGAGCGGCCGGATCCGGCAGAAGATCACGGATGAGCAATTCAAGGCGCTGCTTGTGCAGGTCGCCCCGCCGAAAAAAGAGTTTCGCATCACACGAAAATAGATGAAAGCCGGTCTTCTCTTCAGCGGAGGAAAGGACAGTGCCCTCGCGGCTCTGATGCTCGCGAGGGACTACGAGGTCGAACTCAATACCTTTGTCTTCGACCCTGAGCGTGAGCTGCCGTCGGTCGAGGCGGCAGCCCGTGCGCTCGGCTTTCCCTGGCACAAAAGGTCGTTCGGCCTGGAATATCGTGACGAGGCGGCGCGCATGGTGCTCGCCTCGGGCTACCCGAACGACGCCATCACCGCTGTGCACCGGCGGGCCGTCGAGGCCCTTGCGCAGGAGTACGGGGTGGTCGGAGACGGCACGCGGCTCAACGACCGGGTGCCGATGCTGACGAAGAGCGATGTTCTCCGCATCGCGGACCGGTACGGGTGTTCTTATGTCCGACCCCTCCTCGGATATGGGAAGGCCGAGGTGCAGCGTCTTGCCGGACGATACCTTATCGTCGCGAACGGTGAGACGGGCACCCTCGAGAACGGGGACTACGAGTACGAGATCAGGGCCGCCATCGAGCGCATGGGGCACCCGTGTGCGGGGCTTTTCCCCGCGCACCATGGGCAGTCCCTTGTCGTTGGTGCGACCGGCACCTGAGAGATTGGTGATAACCATGAGCAAGGTATCAAAAGGCCGGAAAATTCGGCTGGCTAAGGCGTGCATGCAGAACCGGCGCGTTCCTGCATGGGTGATGATTCGGACGAAGCGCCAGGTGGTATCCCACCCGAAGAGGCGCATGTGGAGAAGAAGCACGCTGAAGGTGTAGAGACATGGTCGAAGTCTTAAAAGAGCAGATTTATGTTGTTCCTCTTCGCAGCACCAGACGCGCTCCCCGGTGGAAGCGCTGTAATGTTGCGGTGAAGGACATCAGGGCGTATCTCGTCCGTCACATGAAGAGTGAGAACGTCAGGCTTGACAGCAGCATCAACGAGAAGGTCTGGGAGCACGGCAGCCAGAAACCTCCGGCGCAGATCCGTATCCGTGCCATGAAGTTCGAGGACGGCCAGGTCCAGGCCGAACTCGCTGAGGAGTGAAATGCAAAGAACGATCGCCTTTGCCGCAGATCCCCATATCGGTGTCTTTGCGCGGGCCTTTGAGGAGTTCGCCGTCGTGCCGCCCACCGCACCCGACGCATTTGTGGCGGGCATAGCCGAGGCGCTCGACGTCGAAGTTGTCAGGACAACCATTCAGGGGTCTTCGATCATCGGCTCGCTCCTTGCCGGGAACTCGAACGGCATGGTGGTCAGCGGTCTCGTGACCGAAGACGAAC
The Methanofollis sp. DNA segment above includes these coding regions:
- a CDS encoding ribonuclease P protein component 4, giving the protein MAMRWKSRTSGTKRIAEERIARLFALASETFGSEPAFANRYVALARQIAMRQRISIPRDLRHRFCRRCSSYLVPGANARVRVQRGKVIVTCLACGHQKRYPVVKRHRKE
- a CDS encoding YhbY family RNA-binding protein; its protein translation is MFQELKPTVWIGKNGYSETLIEEIRLQLKERKYIKIKWLRSTDVDPEELARLARVDLVGVRGRTIVLAERGRGGSQGR
- a CDS encoding 30S ribosomal protein S19e, with translation MTTVYDIPAEMLIPQAARDLKELPVIQPPEWAAVVKTGIHKEMPPEDPDWWYTRVASVLRRIYIDGPVGVERLRSAYGGNRDRGSNPSQFRKGSGSIPRKALQQLEAAGFVEKVKGGRQISAQGRAFMDGVAHGLRAAATEAAPELARY
- a CDS encoding DNA-binding protein — protein: MGDDELSEIRRRRMEQLQRQSAEQQEDMERQKRAESEMQLALMQILEPEARERLNTIKLTKPEFARAIEQQLVMLAQSGRIRQKITDEQFKALLVQVAPPKKEFRITRK
- a CDS encoding alpha hydrolase, translated to MKAGLLFSGGKDSALAALMLARDYEVELNTFVFDPERELPSVEAAARALGFPWHKRSFGLEYRDEAARMVLASGYPNDAITAVHRRAVEALAQEYGVVGDGTRLNDRVPMLTKSDVLRIADRYGCSYVRPLLGYGKAEVQRLAGRYLIVANGETGTLENGDYEYEIRAAIERMGHPCAGLFPAHHGQSLVVGATGT
- a CDS encoding 50S ribosomal protein L39e — its product is MSKVSKGRKIRLAKACMQNRRVPAWVMIRTKRQVVSHPKRRMWRRSTLKV
- a CDS encoding 50S ribosomal protein L31e; its protein translation is MVEVLKEQIYVVPLRSTRRAPRWKRCNVAVKDIRAYLVRHMKSENVRLDSSINEKVWEHGSQKPPAQIRIRAMKFEDGQVQAELAEE